In the genome of Chitinivorax tropicus, one region contains:
- a CDS encoding DMT family transporter → MSVGSAYLAIVFIWSTTALGIRWSVEEHGFLFGVASRMTVALVLIWAVCWFKQTAVRFDRQSVETYAVAGLTQFLSMMLTYWGAQFIPSGLIAVLYGTGPIWTGLFASWWLSERFTRRKLIGLFMGLAGLSVIHHASILQGGTAWYAVVAVLVGAVVQALATVWVKRIGAELDPFSITAGSLTLGVPLYVIAWWSFGQAWPDHLTTRTALAIAYMAVVASVIGFSLFFYLLKHMQAGKVALIQLITPVTAMLLGQVLNGEPADPVVWAGTALIILGLGVHQYASLRGGLGRILN, encoded by the coding sequence ATGTCTGTTGGTTCAGCTTATCTCGCCATCGTTTTCATCTGGTCTACTACTGCACTCGGCATCCGTTGGAGTGTTGAGGAGCACGGTTTCCTGTTTGGCGTGGCAAGCCGCATGACTGTTGCGCTGGTGCTGATCTGGGCGGTGTGCTGGTTCAAACAGACAGCGGTGCGATTCGATCGGCAATCCGTCGAAACCTATGCTGTCGCAGGCCTGACCCAATTTCTGTCGATGATGTTGACCTACTGGGGGGCACAATTCATTCCCTCTGGTCTGATTGCCGTTCTCTATGGCACCGGCCCGATCTGGACGGGGCTGTTTGCGTCGTGGTGGTTGTCCGAACGCTTTACCCGTCGCAAATTGATTGGTCTGTTCATGGGGCTGGCTGGCCTGTCGGTGATCCATCATGCATCCATCCTGCAAGGCGGCACGGCCTGGTATGCTGTGGTGGCGGTGCTGGTGGGCGCAGTGGTGCAGGCGTTGGCGACGGTGTGGGTCAAACGCATTGGTGCCGAACTGGACCCGTTCAGCATCACAGCTGGCTCGCTGACGCTGGGCGTGCCACTGTACGTGATCGCCTGGTGGTCATTCGGCCAGGCTTGGCCGGATCACCTGACGACCCGAACCGCACTGGCAATCGCCTATATGGCAGTCGTCGCCTCGGTGATTGGTTTCAGTCTGTTTTTCTATCTGCTCAAACACATGCAGGCTGGTAAAGTAGCCTTGATCCAGCTGATCACGCCGGTCACGGCCATGCTGCTTGGGCAGGTGCTGAATGGAGAACCTGCGGACCCGGTGGTGTGGGCGGGCACCGCCCTGATCATTCTTGGTCTGGGGGTGCATCAATACGCCAGCCTGCGCGGCGGGCTGGGTCGGATTTTGAACTGA
- a CDS encoding MFS transporter produces MQQSSHGMTDLDNSSTQPAPAPATVPIRRSQWAVAALFLALGFNVGTWASRIPDLKVGLGLGAAQVGTLLLASGLGAICAFPLISILLLRLGSRRLCVLAVSLLPVVLVGMAWAPNYPAALLVMFAEGVLCALVNTSMNGQGVVVERVGGQAILSRLHAVFSLGLMCAAVFASGLSHLTTNLWGHFIAASLIITGLLCYASPGLLSDQPTASQGHNTKRNWSDVTTLWLGCALFFGTIAEGSMTEWSALYLREIVGASVNQAPLGIAAVSTSMLVARLFADSWRARWGDKWLVVVGGVVAFTGLALALALGGLIPALLGFSLVGAGVAAISPCIYSAAARLSPITLATVTTIGSVGSLMGPPVIGLVAQWSDLRGGMMVIAIAALWVSICALRIRWV; encoded by the coding sequence ATGCAGCAGTCGTCTCATGGCATGACAGATCTGGACAACTCGTCAACACAACCTGCCCCCGCGCCAGCCACAGTGCCGATTCGGCGTAGCCAGTGGGCGGTGGCCGCATTGTTCCTGGCACTGGGTTTCAATGTCGGGACCTGGGCGTCTCGCATCCCCGATCTCAAAGTAGGTTTGGGTTTGGGGGCCGCTCAGGTTGGTACTTTATTGTTGGCGTCTGGTCTGGGGGCCATCTGCGCTTTTCCGCTGATCAGCATTTTGTTGCTGCGGCTGGGCTCGCGTCGGCTGTGCGTGCTCGCCGTGAGCTTGCTGCCGGTGGTGTTGGTGGGCATGGCGTGGGCACCCAACTATCCGGCGGCATTGCTGGTGATGTTCGCTGAAGGGGTGTTGTGCGCGTTGGTCAACACATCCATGAATGGCCAGGGCGTGGTGGTCGAGCGGGTTGGTGGGCAGGCGATTCTGTCTCGTCTGCATGCGGTATTCAGCTTGGGCCTGATGTGTGCAGCTGTATTCGCCTCGGGCTTGAGCCATCTGACGACGAATCTCTGGGGACATTTCATTGCAGCCTCTTTGATCATTACCGGTTTGCTGTGCTATGCCTCGCCTGGGTTGTTGTCAGACCAACCCACCGCCAGCCAGGGACACAATACCAAGCGTAACTGGTCAGATGTCACGACGCTATGGCTGGGCTGTGCACTGTTTTTCGGCACTATCGCAGAGGGCTCGATGACCGAATGGTCAGCGCTGTACCTGCGCGAAATCGTGGGTGCCTCGGTGAATCAGGCACCCTTGGGCATTGCGGCAGTCTCCACCAGCATGCTGGTGGCCAGGTTGTTTGCCGATAGCTGGCGAGCCAGGTGGGGCGATAAATGGCTGGTGGTGGTAGGTGGGGTGGTGGCATTCACCGGACTGGCATTGGCGCTGGCACTGGGCGGGTTGATCCCAGCTCTGCTGGGCTTCTCGTTGGTGGGCGCCGGGGTGGCGGCGATATCGCCATGTATCTACTCCGCAGCAGCACGGCTTAGCCCCATCACCTTGGCCACCGTGACCACCATTGGCTCGGTCGGCTCCCTGATGGGGCCACCTGTCATCGGCTTGGTCGCGCAGTGGAGCGATCTGCGTGGTGGTATGATGGTGATAGCCATTGCCGCGCTATGGGTGTCCATCTGTGCATTGCGTATCCGGTGGGTTTGA
- a CDS encoding YeaH/YhbH family protein encodes MTYLIDRRLQGKNKSAINRERFLRRYKAQIKDAVARAVKGRSITDIDSGEKVSIPVKDISEPTFGHTRGGVWETVHPGNKEYIKGDRVNRPQGGGGGAGKGKAGNSEETTEDDFVFELSREEFMNYFFEDLELPNMVKTQLASTTEFKQHRAGFTVSGTPSNIHVLRSLRGALGRRIAVGGPSRRRLKEAEAELEALLKDLPEDHPEIQALRHEIHHLRTRILAIPFIDPFDLRYSNRVKIPKPANQAVMFSIMDVSGSMDEQKKDTAKRFFILLYLFLTRVYDKIEVVFIRHHTSAVEVNEQEFFNSRESGGTVVSSALHLLLKVIRERYAKGDWNVYVAQASDGDNWDSDSITCRELLTNNIMELVQYFAYVEITDGPAQNLWEEYTQVKDYHPHFAMQKIESPADIYPVFRELFKKQPK; translated from the coding sequence TTGACTTACCTTATCGACCGGCGACTTCAGGGCAAGAACAAGTCAGCGATCAATCGCGAACGCTTTTTACGTCGTTACAAAGCGCAGATCAAGGATGCCGTGGCGCGGGCGGTGAAAGGTCGCTCGATCACGGATATCGATAGTGGAGAGAAAGTCTCCATTCCCGTCAAAGACATCAGCGAACCCACTTTTGGCCACACCCGGGGCGGCGTGTGGGAAACCGTCCATCCTGGCAATAAGGAATACATCAAAGGGGATCGCGTGAATCGTCCACAGGGTGGCGGGGGCGGTGCAGGCAAAGGCAAAGCAGGCAACAGCGAGGAAACGACCGAGGATGATTTTGTATTCGAGCTGAGCCGCGAAGAATTCATGAATTATTTCTTCGAGGATCTCGAACTGCCGAATATGGTGAAGACTCAATTAGCCTCGACCACCGAGTTCAAACAGCATCGGGCTGGCTTCACGGTATCCGGCACGCCTTCCAACATCCATGTATTGCGTTCGTTACGTGGCGCGCTCGGGCGGCGGATTGCCGTGGGCGGCCCTTCACGCCGACGGCTCAAAGAGGCCGAGGCGGAGCTGGAGGCTTTGTTGAAGGATCTGCCGGAGGATCATCCGGAAATCCAGGCGCTGCGGCATGAGATCCACCATCTCCGGACACGGATTCTGGCCATCCCTTTCATTGATCCGTTCGACCTGCGCTACTCCAACCGAGTCAAGATCCCGAAACCGGCCAATCAGGCGGTGATGTTCAGCATCATGGATGTCTCCGGCTCGATGGATGAGCAAAAGAAAGACACGGCCAAGCGTTTCTTCATTTTGCTGTATCTCTTCCTGACACGGGTTTATGACAAGATCGAAGTGGTATTCATCCGCCACCATACCTCAGCTGTTGAGGTGAATGAACAGGAGTTCTTCAATTCCCGTGAGTCCGGCGGCACGGTGGTATCCAGCGCGCTGCACCTTCTCTTGAAGGTCATTCGAGAACGCTATGCCAAAGGCGATTGGAATGTCTATGTCGCACAGGCTTCTGATGGCGACAATTGGGACAGCGACTCGATCACCTGTCGAGAGCTGCTGACCAATAACATCATGGAGTTGGTGCAATACTTTGCCTATGTCGAGATCACAGACGGGCCCGCACAGAATCTGTGGGAGGAATACACCCAGGTCAAGGACTATCATCCACACTTTGCGATGCAGAAAATCGAGTCACCGGCTGATATCTATCCGGTGTTCCGCGAACTTTTCAAGAAACAGCCGAAATGA
- a CDS encoding SpoVR family protein, translated as MSMDLTTPRPGRLPDQSEWTFELLEQVHKEIRRVAEGFKLDTYPNQLEVITAEQMMDAYTSVGMPVSYHHWSFGKHFLSTEKGYRRGQMGLAYEIVINSNPCIAYLMEENSLTMQALVIAHASYGHNSFFKGNYLFRTWTDADAIIDYMVFAKNYISDCERRYGVDAVEELLDSCHALQNYGVDRYKRPAKLSLAEEKARQKDREEYLQSQVNIIWRTLPRRDEAPAAQEIQRFPVEPQENLLYFIEKFAPLLEPWQREVVRIVRKIAQYFYPQRQTQVMNEGWATFWHYTILNQMYDEGLLSDGFMMEFLQSHTNVVYQPPVTSPYYNGINPYALGFAMMRDLRRISEEPTEEDRRWFPDIAGGDWQKTLDFAMRNFKDESFIAQYLSPKLIRDFHFFSVLDDDEDEKLLISAIHDDDGYRHIRHKLADQYNLGNREPNIQVYSVNTHSDRSLTLRHTQFQRRPLNQQTEEVLKHVARLWGFDVQLEAVDPKGNVVQRYEHHREKRQGR; from the coding sequence ATGAGTATGGATCTGACCACCCCTCGCCCAGGTCGGCTGCCTGACCAATCGGAATGGACTTTTGAGCTGCTGGAGCAGGTTCATAAAGAAATCCGTCGGGTTGCCGAAGGCTTCAAACTCGATACCTATCCCAATCAACTGGAGGTGATCACTGCCGAGCAGATGATGGATGCCTACACCTCGGTTGGTATGCCTGTCAGCTACCACCATTGGTCGTTCGGCAAGCACTTCCTCAGCACCGAGAAAGGCTATAGACGTGGCCAGATGGGCTTGGCCTATGAAATCGTGATCAACTCCAATCCCTGCATCGCGTACCTGATGGAGGAAAACTCGCTGACCATGCAAGCGCTGGTGATCGCCCATGCCAGCTATGGCCACAACTCTTTTTTCAAGGGCAATTACCTGTTCCGCACCTGGACTGACGCGGATGCAATCATTGATTACATGGTGTTTGCCAAGAATTACATCTCAGACTGTGAGCGACGCTATGGCGTCGATGCCGTCGAGGAGCTGCTGGACTCTTGCCATGCCCTGCAGAACTATGGCGTGGATCGCTATAAACGCCCCGCCAAATTGTCACTGGCGGAAGAAAAAGCACGTCAGAAAGACCGCGAGGAGTATCTGCAATCGCAGGTCAACATCATCTGGCGCACCCTGCCCCGCCGCGATGAAGCCCCAGCGGCACAGGAGATTCAGCGCTTTCCGGTCGAGCCGCAGGAGAATCTGCTGTATTTCATTGAGAAATTCGCCCCGCTGCTGGAGCCCTGGCAGCGTGAGGTGGTGCGTATCGTGCGCAAGATTGCCCAGTATTTCTACCCGCAACGTCAGACACAAGTCATGAATGAAGGCTGGGCGACCTTCTGGCATTACACCATCCTCAACCAGATGTATGACGAAGGGCTGCTGAGTGATGGCTTCATGATGGAATTCCTGCAAAGCCACACCAATGTGGTCTACCAGCCACCAGTCACCAGCCCGTATTACAACGGCATCAACCCTTATGCGCTGGGATTCGCCATGATGCGCGACCTCCGCCGCATCAGTGAGGAGCCCACCGAAGAAGATCGACGCTGGTTCCCCGATATTGCCGGTGGCGACTGGCAGAAAACGTTGGATTTCGCGATGCGCAATTTCAAGGATGAAAGTTTCATTGCCCAGTACCTTTCACCCAAGCTGATCCGCGACTTCCATTTCTTCTCGGTCTTGGACGATGATGAGGACGAGAAGCTGTTGATCTCGGCAATCCATGACGATGACGGCTACCGCCACATCCGCCACAAGCTGGCCGACCAATACAATCTGGGCAACCGCGAGCCCAATATCCAGGTGTATTCCGTCAACACCCACAGCGACCGCTCACTGACCTTACGACACACCCAATTCCAGCGCCGCCCCCTGAACCAGCAAACCGAAGAAGTCTTGAAACACGTCGCGCGATTGTGGGGGTTTGATGTGCAACTGGAAGCAGTTGACCCAAAGGGTAATGTGGTGCAGCGATACGAGCACCATCGCGAAAAGCGCCAGGGCAGGTAA
- a CDS encoding PrkA family serine protein kinase — MDIFENYAARYEKTREEEYSLKEYLDICKRDPLAYATAAERMLAAIGEPELVDTRNDTRLSRIFANKVIKVYPAFREFYGTEEVIEQVVAYFRHAAQGLEEKKQILYLLGPVGGGKSSIAEKLKYLMEKVPFFCIKGSPVNESPLGLFSEDEDGPILEEDYGIPRRYLKTIMSPWAVKRLHEFNGDINQFRVVKRYPSVLKQIAVAKTEPGDENNQDISSLVGKVDIRKLEEYAQDDPDAYSYSGGLCLANQGLMEFVEMFKAPIKVLHPLLTATQEGNFKGTEGFGAIPFEGIVLAHSNESEWKQFKNNRNNEAFLDRIYIVKVPYCLRVSEEVRIYEKLVRNSSLSQAPCAPGTLKMMAQFAVLSRLKEPENSSIYSKMQVYDGDNLKDTDPKAKSMQEYRDYAGVDEGMNGLSTRFAFKILSKVFNFDHTEVAANPVHLLYVLEQQVEREQFPPEVEQKYMAYIKEYLAQRYVEFIGKEIQTAYLESYSEYGQNIFDRYVTFADFWIQDQEYRDPDTGESFDRNALNNELEKIEKPAGISNPKDFRNEIVNFVLRARAQNGGKNPTWTSYEKLRTVIEKKMFSNTEELLPVISFNAKASAEDAKKHQDFVDRMVDKGYTAKQVRLLCEWYLRVRKSS; from the coding sequence ATGGACATCTTTGAGAACTACGCAGCACGTTACGAAAAAACCCGGGAGGAGGAATACTCCCTCAAGGAATACCTGGATATCTGCAAGCGGGATCCGCTCGCGTATGCTACTGCAGCCGAGCGTATGTTGGCTGCGATCGGTGAGCCAGAGCTGGTTGACACCCGCAACGATACGCGGCTGTCGCGCATCTTTGCCAACAAGGTGATCAAGGTCTACCCGGCATTCCGCGAATTCTATGGCACGGAAGAAGTCATCGAGCAGGTGGTGGCGTATTTCCGGCATGCTGCACAAGGGCTGGAAGAGAAGAAACAGATTCTCTATCTGCTGGGCCCTGTGGGTGGTGGTAAATCATCCATCGCTGAAAAACTCAAATACCTGATGGAGAAAGTCCCGTTCTTTTGCATCAAGGGCTCTCCTGTCAATGAATCCCCCCTTGGGCTGTTCAGCGAAGACGAAGACGGCCCGATCCTGGAAGAAGACTACGGCATCCCTCGCCGCTATCTGAAAACCATCATGTCGCCCTGGGCTGTCAAACGGCTGCACGAGTTCAATGGTGATATCAATCAGTTCCGTGTCGTCAAGCGCTACCCATCCGTCCTCAAGCAGATTGCCGTCGCCAAGACCGAGCCTGGCGACGAGAACAATCAGGACATCTCGTCTCTGGTCGGCAAGGTCGATATCCGCAAGCTGGAAGAGTACGCACAGGATGACCCGGATGCTTACAGCTACTCGGGCGGGCTGTGTCTGGCCAATCAGGGCCTGATGGAATTTGTCGAGATGTTCAAGGCACCGATCAAGGTGCTGCACCCATTGCTGACGGCCACACAAGAAGGCAATTTCAAAGGTACGGAAGGGTTTGGCGCCATTCCATTCGAGGGCATCGTGCTGGCGCACTCAAATGAGTCTGAATGGAAGCAGTTCAAGAACAACCGCAACAATGAGGCCTTCCTCGACCGGATCTATATCGTCAAAGTACCGTATTGCCTGCGCGTCAGCGAGGAAGTCCGCATCTATGAGAAGCTGGTACGCAATTCTTCACTGTCGCAAGCACCGTGCGCACCAGGCACTTTGAAGATGATGGCGCAGTTTGCCGTGCTGTCTCGCCTCAAAGAGCCTGAGAACTCCAGCATCTACTCCAAGATGCAGGTCTACGATGGCGACAACCTCAAAGATACCGATCCGAAAGCCAAGTCGATGCAGGAGTACCGCGACTATGCCGGAGTGGATGAGGGGATGAACGGTCTATCGACCCGGTTTGCTTTCAAGATCCTGTCCAAGGTGTTCAATTTCGACCATACCGAGGTGGCCGCCAATCCGGTGCACCTGTTGTATGTGTTGGAACAGCAGGTAGAGCGTGAGCAGTTCCCGCCCGAGGTCGAGCAGAAATACATGGCCTATATCAAGGAATACCTCGCGCAACGTTATGTGGAGTTCATCGGCAAGGAGATACAGACAGCCTATCTGGAAAGTTATTCGGAATATGGTCAGAACATTTTCGATCGTTATGTCACCTTCGCTGATTTCTGGATACAGGATCAGGAATACCGCGACCCAGATACAGGTGAAAGTTTCGATCGCAATGCCTTGAACAATGAACTGGAAAAGATCGAGAAACCAGCAGGCATCTCCAACCCGAAGGACTTCCGCAACGAAATCGTCAATTTCGTGCTGCGGGCACGGGCGCAGAATGGCGGCAAAAACCCGACCTGGACCAGCTACGAGAAGCTTCGTACCGTGATCGAGAAGAAAATGTTCTCGAACACCGAAGAATTGCTGCCCGTCATCTCGTTCAACGCCAAAGCCAGTGCCGAAGATGCCAAGAAACATCAGGACTTTGTTGATCGCATGGTGGACAAAGGCTATACCGCCAAGCAGGTGCGCCTGTTGTGTGAATGGTATCTGCGAGTACGGAAATCCTCGTGA